One Oscarella lobularis chromosome 18, ooOscLobu1.1, whole genome shotgun sequence genomic window, AGAGCGAAATCGGTCAGATGGCTTTAGTACTTGCCTTCATCGCAATCTCTCTGACACTCGCAAGCGTTTTTCCATATTCTCAATCGACTCATTTCCGAAGCTTTACGATCAATTTTCACGCCGTCGGAAGCCAGGCAAAGAGAGACGCAGGAAAGGTAAGTACGCAGTTTAGCGCGGGCACAGAGGACATGAGACGGTTGGCGGCGTATTGCCCGTTCGATGATCGAGCTTAGTTCCGGCTTCGGGAAGTTGCTTAATTAACTTAGTTTAATTTCCATGAGCATCTTCCTTCAAATTCTTTTACAAAGAAGCAGCGTTTGCTTTAGTGGTCTGAAAAGTACGCATAGGGCATTCACAAGAAAAGTTCAAGGAAGCTATATAGACCTACATGGATGGTATAGCTCGTAATATTGTTATTCGGTGATGTGATTATGTTTTCGTAGGTATACATTACTTAGGTGTCTTTCTGTTCTATAGATTCAGTTAAGATTTCGTATTTCTTGGAGACGTAGCAGTTCGGAAGGCGGCTGCACTGCGGCATCGATAGCAGACCAAAGGCTTCTCGGTTCGCCCGTGAAGTTCCGCTGCTTATCCAACAACTGCGGTTCGCAACTCTTGGATGCTACGCTTGAATACGTCTGCACGTCGTATAGCGCCGCGAATGATTGGGCGTCCGGGATGAGAACGTTTGAAGTCACGTTTCCTGTCGCTGACTCGCAAGACTTTGTTATCGggtaaaaaattttttaaatttagcGTTTCAGCGACACCTGTATttagaaataattttgaTGGAACATATGACTGCTGCTGGATCAATACGCAGAATTCTTTTGGCGATGATATTCGATTTCAATCGCGAATATCCTTCGCTCCACGCACAGACAGCGTGGGCATCATCAATCGGGGAGAGATCAATCAAAGTCCGGTTGCCGACATGCTCCCCCTACTCCCCGCTCGACTCGGTTGCGAGCACAGAACAATCATTCCCAAAGTTGATcccgatttcgacgtcgtcaaatgtcGATGGGCTCTTAAAAATGCGGACGCAAGCAAAGACGAGTGCGGATCGGCTTGCTTTAGCAGCAGAAAACCTTCCAGCTTATTCAATGCAAGCCTTTTTGAAGCGAGCTATTTATACGCCAACGCGAATtgtaaaaattaaaacgtTGTTTTAGGAAGATTGCGAAATTGTATGGATACCGTCAGCACCTGGTGTATATGCCGCTGCTATTCAACTTGAAGACTTCTATCCCACCGACACCCTTCGAAAAAATCCTCTCAGCAGTGTACCGCTTCAGTGGCTTATTGACGTTGTTGACACTGGAACCTCGTGCAGTTCGAGGCCTACTTTTCCTAAGCAAAATCACTTTCCGCGCGAGCAGCCTCGCTGTTTTGCCGTCGAAAGCGGTGGCAATTTAACAATAGAAGTTCTGGTCGGTCATTCAAATTATCCTTCTCACGAGTAGCCCAGTATAGATTTTCTTTAGCAATTCTACCTATTTCTGTTTCTAGAGTCGATGACGCGCTTTATATTTTACCGCGCGGCATGACAGTGACCGATTTGACGGACAGAGGCAACGGGAACAAAGTAGTGACATTCACATGGACTCCTGATTTTAAACAAGCCTATCGTCCGCACATCACTTGCTTCCAGTTTTTAGATGACGTTCGGTAAATCTTTGAGAGCATTTCGGCTCGTGCTAGCCTGACTGTTTCTTTAGTGCTCCATCGAATCTTGTGTGCTTTACAATCGTCACTTCAGGTACGGAGCTTAGGTTAGCTTAGGTTAGATCGGGAAGTTTACTGGGGGCTTTTTAGTGCCACAGCCCAAACCGTTATTGCATACCAAAACCGAGGCTCCTCAATGCAACGGACAGGTGGCGTATGATGCAGTAGCAAGCATAACGTTTGATCATAACGTATGTTTCTCTCAGAGGTAGCAGAGTATTAGCCTTATCTATCTTCTTTACCTTTTTAGGTGACAAACCCGACGGTTAGCCCAAGGtacatatttatttatcacGTGAATAGCGGGTCATTGATTCAGCGAGTGGACTCCTTTGATAAGAGTCTCGTCACTATAGGATCGGATTCGAGAACGGTTTCATTTCAACTCAATAGCTCTCAGCCGAATACGTATCAGAGCGGCGAGGAGTatgaaattatttttgaaGAAGGTGTCGTGGTAGGCACCAGCGCTTCCTGCTCTGGAGGCGGTCCCGTTTCAAATGGCATTTCCTTCTCGGAATGGACATTCTTCTCTAATGGTCCGACAGGCTGCACTGATGAATGCTTTCCTGGAAGGAGCCGTTGTCATGACAAGGCACAGTGTTCTGATCATCCCGGCGGCTTCCGATGCGATTGCGCAGTTGGTTATTCTGGAGACGGAGTGAACAACTgtgacgacatcgacgagtgcgcaCTTGACACGAACGGTTGTGACCGTAGGTCTACGTGCTTTAACACGCCCGGTTCCTTTTACTGCACGTGCAACGCTGGATACGAACCGGATTCTAGTGCCGCAACACCTGCTAATCGTCCCTCGTGCATCGACATTAATGAGTGCGCGCGTGGCACGGCCATTTGCGACGCAAACGAAGACTGCATAAACGCTGTTGGTTCGGTAGAGTGCGTCTGCAAAACTAATTCTGTTTGTAGAAAAACAGAATTGGGTTTCAACTGCTCATGCAAGATTGAAGAGCTGCCTGAAGCGCAAATGTTCTGCTCTTCTGCAGTTGCATTTGCTGCTTTATTTGGAACCACTCTTATCGCCTTTGCTAGTCTTCTTGCCGCGTACATTCGACTGCGTCGGATTCTGAACAGGAATTCATTAGCCGGAAATGACATAAACTCTGCAGAAATTCTAAAGAAAAGTGCACCTAATGAGAACGTCATTCCGCACCCAATGGTGGAGTCTAGCGCGTACGAAGCAATATCACCAAGAAGAGGTATGAGAAAAAGTGTCATCGAACtgctttcattctaaagCGTAGGCGAGGCCCCGGAAGACTATGAAGAACAGGAAGAGAGTGAGGAGTGTGGAGTATGAAGAAATGGCTACACCTGTAGAAAATCCTTGACCTGCTTCATAATGCACTTGGTTGGGAATTGAATATTTTGTTTTAGTTTTTAGATGTGCTGCTGACAAGTGTTGCAGTTTTTGATGTTATGCTCTCTACGCACATAGTTATGCTCCGGTACTAATTTACTGCTCTCTTCCGCCTAGAGCTGACCATATGGCAACTAAATCTAGTCCTCGCATATATTTTAGGAGTACGTGAAACTGAAATAAGTGAGAAGAAGATTAGAGAATTTGAAGACGAGAGTGAACGTCTGGGAAACGAGATTACAGATTCGAAGGCTAGAGTAGGAAAGAAGGATCAGATTCTGCGTACATTTGGAAAGGGACTGAACACTTCGATGTATCAATGGGCTAGGACACAGAGTACAACTAAAGCTAGCTCCTAATGACAGGATGTCATGCAGGTAACGTGGCGATGTACGTCGCAAATCTGCAAGGGTGAGTGACCGTCTCTAGAATAAGGTATAACCGAACGGCGCCGAAGCCCTCTGTAATTGAAAAACGTTTGTCCGAATTGAtgcgaagaaaacggcatTCGGACGTGCTTCGTTTACGATCTGGTCATTGACAACGCAAATGAACGTTCTCgagcatttttttcaggtatGGCGCCGAGGTCTTTCTCCAGTACATGCCCTAAGCCATCGTAAGTTGTACGtaagaaatttaattaattatagacTTAATTTAGGTCTCACGCCTACGCTGCATCAAGCGAAGCGTGTCGCGTGATCGCAAGGAAGTGACCAATCAGGTTGTTGTTGGCAACCTTCAGTTTCTCTGCTAGAAATGGCATCGTTCCATCGATTGATTCCGTGCCAAAATTATTACAATGAAACTGAGACGAACTGGCAGGGCCCGGCCGCAGGCGACGAGCAATTAAAACGTGAGCGCTTCGTCGCTTAATCCAGCCGTCCAGCTCCTTGAGGAGAAGGACTGTTGCACAACCTATCCGTCATTTGGTGATAATTATCTCCGGCGGAGGCAGACGTAATTCTGCGTACAGCGGAACGCGAAGAGTACGACAACCAGTTGCTCCACCGCCTGCGAGAAAGGAGCGATCGATattcaaagagaaagaatctTCACTCGATTAGATCGATTGACTTAACCTGACCATTATCATCCTGTTCTTCAGACCAAACGGGTGTTTATATATATCACAAGACCCAAGACCAACGCGATTGCACCTTGTGCCATGTCAAGCTAAAAAAACCACCACAATCAATCAAGCGCGCTCTACAAGTACTATGATGTGGGAGAGCCAGAGGGTGTGCCAATAGGACGCGCCCGCCCACGGGTTTTTCTTCTACGCTGCAGCGACGTTGAAATAGCTTAAGCAAATAGAAACCTGTGAAGCTGTCCGTTCTCTCTGCTGAATTTACACTTCAACTGGCTTTGCTGATTTTCATGAAAACTCGTTAAAATGGAGATCAATTCTCACCTTACGTCTTTTCCTCAGATCATATTGTACGTCAATCTGACTGCAGGAGATTGTGAGTTTTCGATCTGACTTCATGGATTAGACAAACTTGTACATAACGACGAGATTtcattaataattttttaattgatagATAACGCATGGCTTACCGTGATCGAACATAATCGTGTAGTTCGACAAAAATTCAAGCAGAGATTAACATCGTAGATGTATTTTCTACCGAGTACCTTTTGAAAGATGCTCACAGACTGTACAAGGCTTTGTCTGAGCTATGGCTTATCGGTTTGCGCTTACAGCTAAGTGCTTGTAGCCTGTGTCGTGCAGAAGCAGGCGATCGATTCTGTTTCGGGTTAGCACTCCACAACGCTCCTCGTAAGCGTTAcaacaacgaagaagacgctgaGAGGTCTCGACTCCTCGAGAGACTTGTTTGTCACGTGCAAGACTTGGTTCGACCTCTACCACGCATGCGTAGATCTACAAGTCGCGTTCTGGTCGATCTTTCACGGAACCGTTAGTGGCTGTAAACACGTCAGTCTCTGCACGTTTTCATCAGGGTTTTTTACGCGGCTTGTTATATCTCGAGCGTTCTCGAGCGTTCTAGCTCGCTCTCGTAAAGTAAGTCTTGATCATTTGTCTGACAGCCGGTAGCAGCTCTTTGATCAGGTTAAAAAT contains:
- the LOC136197851 gene encoding uncharacterized protein, translating into MALVLAFIAISLTLASVFPYSQSTHFRSFTINFHAVGSQAKRDAGKIQLRFRISWRRSSSEGGCTAASIADQRLLGSPVKFRCLSNNCGSQLLDATLEYVCTSYSAANDWASGMRTFEVTFPVADSQDFVIGNNFDGTYDCCWINTQNSFGDDIRFQSRISFAPRTDSVGIINRGEINQSPVADMLPLLPARLGCEHRTIIPKVDPDFDVVKCRWALKNADASKDECGSACFSSRKPSSLFNASLFEEDCEIVWIPSAPGVYAAAIQLEDFYPTDTLRKNPLSSVPLQWLIDVVDTGTSCSSRPTFPKQNHFPREQPRCFAVESGGNLTIEVLVGHSNYPSHEVDDALYILPRGMTVTDLTDRGNGNKVVTFTWTPDFKQAYRPHITCFQFLDDVRAPSNLVCFTIVTSVPQPKPLLHTKTEAPQCNGQVAYDAVASITFDHNVTNPTVSPRYIFIYHVNSGSLIQRVDSFDKSLVTIGSDSRTVSFQLNSSQPNTYQSGEEYEIIFEEGVVVGTSASCSGGGPVSNGISFSEWTFFSNGPTGCTDECFPGRSRCHDKAQCSDHPGGFRCDCAVGYSGDGVNNCDDIDECALDTNGCDRRSTCFNTPGSFYCTCNAGYEPDSSAATPANRPSCIDINECARGTAICDANEDCINAVGSVECVCKTNSVCRKTELGFNCSCKIEELPEAQMFCSSAVAFAALFGTTLIAFASLLAAYIRLRRILNRNSLAGNDINSAEILKKSAPNENVIPHPMVESSAYEAISPRRGEAPEDYEEQEESEECGV